Below is a window of Prionailurus viverrinus isolate Anna chromosome A1, UM_Priviv_1.0, whole genome shotgun sequence DNA.
GCCTCGGTGGATGGCTCTGGGGAGGACGCGGGACCCACACACCTGAGAGCAGGTTGCCCTTCGGACGCGCACACTGGCAGCCGCATCTGGTTCTGGAACTCCCCGCCCCGGAGCAGGGTTCGAACCGGCGGGAGGCCGAGCGGAGAGCCAGTTAAACAATAGTCGGGGTCGCGCGCGGGCCTGCGGAGCGGCCCTCCTGCACCTGCCGCCGAGCGGGGCGCGGAGGCCCGGCCGCCTGCGCCAGCGCCCGGCTAATTTTAACTGTTGATTACATCTTCAGTGGAGACTCGCTCGTGTGTCCCTTCACGTGTCTCATTTGTAATTGAGACTAATGATTACAGTGGGGCGGGCAGGCGCAGGTGCTCattaattaatttctaattaaaagtGCTTCCCATCCTCGGTGACTAAGGAGAAACGGCATTCGTGGGGGCGATATTGACTCCACGGACGGAATTCATTTGTCAGAGCCTGTTGTGGCCTCTTCGCCCCGCGCGGCGCCCCCGCCCCGCAGCCCCGCAGCCCCGCAGCCCCGCAGCCCCGCAGCCCCGCAGCCCCGCAGCCCGGCCGCCGCCAGTGACCCGCACGTCTGCGGCCCGGCCGAGCTGCGCGGCGTGGGCTGACGTCAGCGCCCCCGCCGCTGAAAGCCAAGCACATTTGACTTGACGGGTTCGCGCAACtcggtggtttttttttttcccccttttttgcaaaatatgtatttgtgtcGCCGCTGCGAGGCGGGCTGGTCCCAGAGCCCCCTCGAGGCTCGGGAACGTGAGGCTAAAAGGCTCGGTGCGGCCGCCGCGGCTCACTTTCCCACCGGGTTAGAAAAGTTTGCGGGGCGCGTGGATGAATTAACCCGCTCTTCCGCTTCGCCCTCCCAGCGCCTAGGAGCCGGCGGCCCCGGAGCAGTGGCCGCGCCACGCGGGCGACCACGCGCAGGACCCCGCCGGCCCCGCCATGTCCTACCCGCAGTTTGGATACCCCTATTCCTCCGCACCCCAGGTAAGGGGGCCCCGCGAGGGTGCGGGAACGCGGCCGGACACGCCGGCTGGCAGGCTGTCCAGCGACCCGGGGTCGCTTCCCAGAGAGCGGGGCCTGTGCCAGGCGCTCCTTGCAGCCAGCCCCGGGGAGGGCAGGGGCGCCGAGAGACTCTGACGTGCGGGCCCCCCTTGTCCCCCGCTTTCTTTGACCCTCACCATCACCCCAGGAGAGACGTCGTGGCACAGGAGGGCGTGCGCGGCCTTGggaacccccccccacacacacacacccacacacccggGGTGCGTGTGAAAACTCCGGGGCCTGGTAGGGCTGGTCCCCCAGTGGCTGGAGGAGGCCCGGCCGAGAGCACTCGCGGCAGGAGGGAACGCGCGGCGGCGTGGACGGCAGTACGCCCCGGGCAGTGGGGCAGGGTCCCCGGGCGGCGCGCCCCCCTCACCCCCGGGCGCCGGCCCTTCCTCGCGgcccctctctcccccagttcctgATGACCACCAACTCCCTGAGCACGTGCTGCGAGTCCGGCGGCCGCACGCTGGCCGACTCGGGGCCCGCCGCCTCGGCCCAGGCGCCCGTCTACTGCCCGGTCTACGAGAGCCGGCTGCTGGCCACCGCGCGCCACGAGCTCAACTCGGCCGCGGCGCTGGGGGTGTACGGGGGCCCGTACGGCGGCTCGCAGGGCTACGGCAACTACGTGACCTACGGCTCCGAGGCGTCCGCTTTCTACTCGCTGGTAAGGGGAGGGGATTGTCTGAAGCCGTCCTCCGCCGCGCCGCGCCACGCCCCTGCCCCCGAGTTGCCCAGCCCACCTCCCAGGGAGCCCGCGGCGCGGGCGCACGTGCCCAGGACCCCGCGCTGCAGGGGGAGCCTGCTGGCCGGGTTCCTCCCAGCACCGCCCGCCCCCAGAGCGCGAGCTCGGCGCCCGCCCCTTGTCCCGCGCTTTCCTCCTCTGAGCTCCCTACCTTCACTCCTCCcggtctccctcctcctccctcccagtgccccaCCGcttggccctcccctgctcccttccccctcctccccccagctcGTCTCCCCCCTcgctcctccttcctccctctccttgggTCCGGGTCCTCCCTCCTGCTGTCTCCCAACCCCCAcctgtctcctctgcccccctctccctccaaccTCATTCTTCTGTCTCCTACTCCccgaccgccccccccccaattctgcgcgtcctctctccccatcttgaGGCTTCTTTGCTCCCTGGCCCCAAAAGAGAGTCCGGGGGTGGGGTGGCTTATGAGGCTGCCCAAGGGTCTGTGCAAAGCGTGCAGGAACCAaggggcctggggggctggggTTGAGCTGGGTCGCCTCCCGGAAGCTGCGACCCCAGGCGCGTGGGATCCTACAGAATGGCTTCGACTCCAAGGACGCGCCGGGATCTGCGCATGCGGGCCTCGCGCCTGCTGCGGCCGCCGCCTACTACCCCTACGAGCCGGCGTTGGGCCAGTACCCCTACGACAGGTGAGGGACCGGCGGACAGAATCCCTCCTCACTGCCCCCGCCCGGGCCCCTGCGCTCCATTCAGTCGTCAAACTCCGCACCACCAGCCCCACGCCCCCTGTGAATCTTTGGGCGGCTAGGGGAGGGATTTCGGGTCAGGTTTCAGCTGACCTTGCGTTAGTCCGAGCCCCGCCCCATTGGCAAGCCTTGCCCCACTGGGCAAATGCgtccccagcctctccctctcgctcccttCGCTGTCTGGACCCTCACAGCCCTCGCTGCACTGTGGTTCTGGGCGGCTGTCAAGTCTCCCCGCCCAGGCTTCAGACGCCTCCCTCTGCCCAAAGAGCCTAGCCCACCTTTCCCTTTGGTGGGAACCAGAAGGGGGAGTCCAGTCTGCTCATCCAGAGACGCGTGGCCCATCTTAGGGGGAGAAGGGTGACAATTATAAATTTAACTGCAGGAAGTCCCCATAGGCCGTCTGGACGCTTTCTCCCCACAGACACTAATGACCACCCCTGCCCACGGCTGTTACATAGTTGGGTTCACATTTCTGTGGTTCGGGGATCAAAAGGGTAGGCGAGGGGCCCCATAAAGGAACCTGAAGAAATAGATGTCTATGTAGGGTGACAGAGACCTGGCCAGGCCTTGAGCCCGCATTGCACTCCGGCTAGGAAGGAGCCCAGGCTCCCTGTAAGTTGAATCAAATATAAACATCTTGGGCCACAAAAGGCTGTGCCTGTGGGCCGTGGCGAGGAACCAGGGGCCTGGGTTTGACCCAGGTCTTACCACCATAAACACACTCCCACGACGGGGACTGAAAGCCTGCCTGGGCCTTGGCCCACCGCCCGCGACGCAAGGGTCTCGGCCCAGCGCCCCCATTGCCCAGCCTGTCTCCAGGTACGGGACCATGGACAGCGGCACGCGGCGGAAGAACGCCACGCGAGAGACCACCAGCACGCTCAAGGCCTGGCTGCAGGAGCATCGCAAGAACCCGTACCCCACCAAGGGCGAGAAGATCATGCTGGCCATCATCACCAAGATGACCCTCACGCAGGTGTCCACCTGGTTCGCCAACGCGCGCCGGCGCCTCAAGAAGGAGAACAAGATGACGTGGCCCCCGAGGAACAAATGCGCGGATGAGAAGCGACCCTACGCGGAGGgcgaggaggaagaagggggcgAAGAGGAAGCCAGGGAGGAGCCCCTCAAGAGCACCAAGAGTGAAGGTGGGTGGGACCTGCAATGCTAAGGCTGGGGCACGAGGCCGGGGACTCCCTGTGCCTTCTTCTTGGGTTCTGGGACCCCTGAAGACATTGAACCTGGGGTAGTAAGAGCAAACTGTCAGGGCACGGGCAACAAATGAAATGAGCTGACCCATGGGGGCCCTGACCTGGGGGCCTGCGGGAGTAACTGGGAACAGGCTTAAAGAAATCCAAAATAGCGCTTAAAACAATAGACACactccccctccgcccccccccccccccccattgattTGAGCAGGAAATCGCTAGGCTTCTTTGTTACCGCTTGGGGTTCTGGAGCAGGTGGGAGGTACAGGTGCTTCTCCTagcttgggggcggggggcgggcccATGACTATGCGGCAGAGCTAGGAAGGAAGAGTGAGGTCCAGATTAGcgccttcctctcttcctgcacTGGCCCCTCTTTCTACCCCGCGCAGAGACGGTGGGCAAAGGGGAGAAGGATCTAGAACTCACAGACTTGGAGGATTTCGACCCGCTGGAGGCGGAGCCCCCTGAGTGCGAGCTGAAACCGCCCTTCCAGCCCCTGGACGGCGGTCTGGAGCGCATCCCCGCCCCGCCTGACGGTCCAAGCGCCCCGGGAAAGGAGGCTTCCGGCACCCTCCGGATGCCCCTGGCCGCCGGTGGCGCGGCCGCCCTGGACCAGGACCTGGAGAGGGCCAGAAGCTGCCTCCGGAGCGCGGCGGCTGCGCCCGAGCAGCAGCCTGGCGCTGGGGGCGGCTCGCAGGCCTGCGAGGCCAAGCTGGGCTTCGCGCCGGCTGGGGCGACGGCGGGCCTCGAGGCCAAGCCGCGCATCTGGTCGCTGGCTCACACGGCCACCGCGGCCGCCACAGCCCTGAGCCAGACTGAGTTCCCTTCGTGCATGCTGAAGCGCCAAGGCTCCGCTGCCCCTGCGGCCGCTTCCTTGGCTCCTGCCTCGTCCTCGCCTGCGGCCCCGGCCCCCACGGGTGCCCTGGACAGGCACCAGGACTCCCCGGTAACCAGTCTCAGAAACTGGGTGGATGGGGTCTTTCACGACCCTATCCTCAGGCACAGCACTTTGAACCAGGCCTGGGCCACCGCCAAGGGCGCCCTCCTGGACCCAGGACCGCTGGGACGCTCTCTGGGGGCAGGTGCCAACGTGCTGACGACGCCCCTGGCGCGCGCTTTCCCGCCCGCCGCGCCCCACGACGCCCCGACCGCAGGCTCAGCCAAGGAGCTGCTGGCGGCGCCCAAGGCCGGGGGCAAGCCCTTTTGCGCCTAACGGGCCCCGCCCCGCGCGGAGGAGGAGCAAACGGGGAGCCGGCCTGCTGCGCGTCGCAGACTCTGTTTCCACGGAGTTTCCAAAGCAGGACCGGAGCGCGTCCAAGTGCAGGCAGCCCACCCGCCGTGGGGGGACCGGCCGAACTCGGCCCTCCCGGCCACAGACCCCGCCTGGACAAACATTGGTCCGGGCCATTTCCGACCTCCGCCCCGGGCCCCAGCCGGGTAGGGACGCTCCCAGAGCAGAAGGGAGCCGCCCCGGAGCCTAAAGTTTACGTCCCAAAGTTTACACGGACCAGACATTTCAGCTCTGAGGCTTAGTTTTGCCGCCTCCTCCCGGGTTTGAGGCATCCTTGCTCCTTCCGAAGACCCCTCAGCCTGCTGACCCGCGTTGTCCTCAGCACATCTTCCAGCAACCGCACTCCCACCTGTTTACACTGTTGCACACTCGTAACTCGATAAAATTACGTTTTTTTACGTGTATGTTCACACCAATAATTGCCTGCTTCAGAGGCTGATATAACAAACCAATAAAGCGAGTGATGGTGTTTGCATTGCAAAATGAACACGCTTCACACCCAGGGGGTTGAGGTCTTGCCCAGGAAAGGTGCTAATCgcccagggcaggagggggcagcGGCCTGCCCGAGTGCCCCGCGAAGTGTCCCCGCGGAGCCCAGACGTCCTGCTTCAAAGCCCCGTTTATAGCAACGGTTACAGGAACTTCCAGGAATTTTGGAGTCTGTGAGAGAAGTGGACAGGCCCTAAACTTCAAACTCTCCCCCGTTACCACACTCCACAGTGCTGAGAAAGTGGGGGCTTCCCTTGCAAGAGGAGAGTAACTTTCAAACTTGCTAAATTCCCtggaactggggggggggggcgtggaatGCGTTCCGAACGTCCAGAGCCGAAGTGACGCGGCCttcccgcccccggccccgcctcccctccctcctgggacCCGCCGCCCCGCCCGCGCTCCGAAAGCCCCGGGTGCgccccgggggtggagggggggggggggcgagcgcTTAGTCGGCTGCGGGTAGAAGGCGGGGCTGGgagtggaggccccggggcgggggcggggggcgagcCCCGCCTGGCCCCGGTTCCCGCGCGCTTCCAGCCCTGGGTTCCCGCTTCcctccggcccccacccccacccccacccccacccccgcggaGCCCGGCCCGCACCTCCGAGCCCAGGAAGCTCTCGGGGCGCTCCCTCCGGTGGCGCGGGCCCCTGGAGGGCGGCGGGGAGCGCTGCGCTCTGCACTCGGGGTCCCCTGGCCGGCCAGCGCTCGGCTGCGGGGGCCTCGTCGCAGTCCCAGGCGTCCCGAGGAAGGACGCATCGGCAAGTCGGCGAAcctgcccggggggggggggggggcgggcggggggcctTGGAGGCGCCCGCGAGGCGGGGTCCCTCCCTGCGAGGGTTGGGACTGGACAggggcccgccccccccccccccgcggggTCCCGGGCCGCCGGGGAGCCGCTCCGGGGCGGGCCTCGAGCGCTGGCGGCCAGAGGCCGGTGTCGGGGTCCGCGCCCCAGAGCGACCGGACCTCGACCCCCGGCCCCTGAGAGAAGGGGGCGGTCCCGGACCCCGGTGGCCGGGCGGGCGCCGCGCCCCAGGCCTGTCCGGGCCGCGCGGTAATTGGATTGTATCCGCGCGCTGTCACCGTATTGACTTTCGCTCCCGTGGATGATATCATCGGGACTCGGAGGCTCGCCGCTGATGCGCCTGTCAAAGGCTGGGCGGGGGCCCCCGGCCCGGCGAGCGAGCATCAGCCAAGATAATTTgaagtgaaattttcattttgacaGTAAACCCCTCAATTTCTAAAGGCTCCGCGCTCCGAGAGCTCGCTGGCAGGGGGAGGCTTTGCAGAAAGCCCACGTCTTAGACTGAAAAGGGCAAAAGAACTCGAATTAGTTGTAATAGATAAAAGGGCAAAAATAAAGAGTCAAGGGTACTTGACAGTAATAGCGAAAGTGGAGTCTCGGGGGAGACGCGTGGCGGCCGCGGCTGGGGCGCCAGGAATTTTAATGCGGCCGAGGGCGGCTGCCCCcgcgcccccaccccagccccagacaAAGCCAGACATTTTCAGCAAAAATGAGGCTTCGCTGACGCAGGCGGCGCGGCGGGcggggcaggggctgtgggggcCGCGGGGCCCGGGCCCCGGTGCGGGTGGCAGGGGCTGTGGGGGCCGCGGCCGGGTCTGgacccccgccgccccccccatcccccgcaGCCAgtccggggtggggtggggggggcccagAGGGCTCCCGCTGCCGACCACGCCTTGGCCCTGGAGACCTCACACTCTGGGCAGGGTCTGTGGCGCAGGAAGCCCGGCCGGTCCCCGCAGACTGGAGGTCAGAATGCCGCACCGCAGGAGCCCCCAGACCTTGGTGGCGCCGACTGGAAGAGACTTGTTTGATTAATCTGCAAAATTGTGGGGATAAAGACatcaggtgggggcggggagtcaGCCAcgcgcacccccccccaccaccaccaggggCTGTCCCTTGGACCTCCCCCTTACCTTTGGGGGCAATGCTCCGGAAGGCTGGCAGTAGGCACCCTTACCCCCAAGTGGCCTGtgtgccccggggtgggggtcaggaggcGGATCCCCTcagtgagggggaggggacggGACGCCGCCGCcgggtggggagggtggagacCCGGATTTTAAGGGTCCGTGGTGTGCTGGGGAGAAAGGTcgtggtgggggggcggggccccGGCCCCGCTTCCCTCCCGGGAGGCTGTCAGGGCAGCGGCGCTGGGGACCGCGCTCCCAGCCACTCAGGCGTGGCCAATTCAGACACACCAAGGAAGGGCTGCTAAATTAACGGCGCTCTTTACATAGCGCCCAAATAAAACTGTAATCAGCGGCGCGTTACTTTTCATTAAGCGAGTCTGACAGCAGCATATCCAGACCCGACAGGGAAATATACGGCGGCGGCCGCCCGGTCTAAGATAATTCCTTAAGCTCCATTAACAACTCTTAGCCGCGGGAAATGGGCTCCTGGAAAACGTCTCCAAATCTAAGAGCTTTATCGACCCTCAAACCGCCGCTGatgcctccatttctttctttttttttttctctttctaccccccccccttttttttttaacataagggAGACTCGTCCAGCGAGGTAATAGAGTTTGACACGACACCTTCTTAactagagagagaggcagggacaccAGCccttaaatgatatttaaaaggcAACCAATTAAGATTTAAAGTGATGGTCTCCTGAGACTGCCCGATTCatgccccccacctctccccgggcctgcctgcctgcctgtggcTGCACGCGGCCGGCCCgcccctccgtctctctccctctccccggcCTACCCGCCGTGTGTTCCCCTCTCCattctgtctgtgtctttctcttgcATAAAACAAGAGACAGGGAAAAGATCTTTCCGTGCTCCAGTCCTCCCCAGTGGGAGGATTCTTGGGACCGCCTGTCTCCTAAGGCACATAGTAGCGGGTGGAGGGACACGAGCCCGGCTCCCCCTGCGGACATCCAGCTGGCCACATGGTGTCCCCGGTGCCCGGGGGCCCAGACGAGGCCTCTCCAGTGGGGTGTGGGCGCCCAGGCTGCAGGCCGTGAGGTCAGCCTCGCTCACAGCGGGCAGGCCGTCCGGTGAAGGGACAGCCCAGGTTGGGGCAGGTGGCACTTGGTACCAGGGGAGCGCTCTGAAGCGCCTCCTTCCAGCTGGTACAGTTGAGGCAGAGGGAGTCCCCCGCCCAGAGCTGCTGTCCTCTGCGCCAGGGCACCAGGAAGACGTCGTTCCCTCCCTCACAGTGACGGTGACACTGGCCAGGGTATTTGCCCCATTGGTGCCACTAAGCCGGAGAACCTGGAAAGCCCCTCGGCCAGGATCACGGCGTGGGAAGGCGGTGAAGTCCTGGGAAGGAAACACCGTGACCTTTCCATCTGACCCTGTCTGGAACAGTGGGGCCCTGGAGGAAGagaaggctgggggggggggggggcggggaggaggtgggccttcagggaggagggggggcagggaggaggagggaggactgCCTTCCAGCATGTCTGGCATCAGCTTCATGAAATTGGGAAGAAACTGCCTTTTCCCCGGAGGACTCTGGCCCTGGGGTGAAGAGGGGTTTACTGACGCCCCGGGACCAGTCAGGCCCCTGCACATTGGGGGATCCCTGAGCGGGCAGCGCCCCCACTTTGCTGCTGGGGTGCAGTGGGCCGACGCCGCCCGGAAGGCACTGGGGCAGGACTGTAGGAGGCGAGGCACCCGTCTCaccagcctggggggggggggggtgtcttccCTGGccccgggccccctcccccctggGGCTTATTGCCACTTCCAAGGAGATCTAAACACGAAGGGTGGAGTTCAGGAGCCAGAAGCCCCACCCGCTAAGAGCCTTAATGTCTTGAACTAAGCCCGCCGAGTGAGCGCCCAAAGCGGGAATTAGAGCGAGAAGGGGCTTATGCAGGCTTGGCGTGAACCCTGGCCCACGCGGGGTGGCTGATGCCTCCCTTTCAGCAATCCAACCGGAATTCTGTGTCCGTTACAGTGGTGTGGTCACTCCAGGGAGGAGCTCCCAGAAAAGGAGCCGAATGTCTGTAGCAGCATCCGACCTCCACTTCTGGTGTCGATGCAGACGAGACTGAGCGGGGCCGCCTGTGTGCTTAGGGACTCTGTCATCTGGCCGGGAAACAGTCATGATGGGAGTAGAACTAATGGGGGCATCAATGTGGGGGGTGCACCAGCCTGGTCCTCCTTGCCTTTGCTTCTCAAGGCACTGCGCTATCTTAAAGGCATAATAACCCTTACGTTCGTCCGATCGAGCCGGTGGAAGAAGCTGATGGGGTCATGTGCACAACACTTGTGTGAACCCCGTTTCCACCGGCCCGGGGTTTGCAGATGCTATGCTGAGGGAGAGGCACCGAGTGTCGGCCTGCCCGGCCCCAGCAGGTGCAAGCAGGCCTGGccaggagaggctgggagagcaggaggggcccATGCCAGGCCCCAGAAGCTATTCAGCAGGTCGGGCACACGCGTATGTCCTCGCTGCTCGCCCCTGTCCTGCTGGGATGATGCCCCGGGCCGGCCGTGGTGAGCTGGGAGGGCCCACAGCTGGCCTGGCGAGGGCCTTTGTGACAGacggagcaggaggagggagagcattcacggtggagggaggggccagtCCAGAGGCCAGGGCACCGGAAGTGACAGGACTCACACGGGTGAGTGCAGGGgagacagggacagcaacacCAGTCGAGCCGGACTGAGGAAAGTGTAGGTGGGACAGTGAGCAGGGGGGTAGCTTCAGGTCACCTGCCACAGCCCCCTAGGGGCAGGAAGTCACCCAGttcccagggcagggctgggatgcAGTGGCTAGGTGTAGACAGGCGGGTGTAGGCAGGCCAGTGTAGGCAGGTGAGTGGAGAAGGGGGGTGTAGACAGGCGGGTGTAGACAGGTGGGTGTAGGCAGGCCGGTGTAGGCAGGCggtggagagaggtgggtgtAGACAGGTGGGTGTAGTCAGGTGGGTGTGGG
It encodes the following:
- the IRX4 gene encoding iroquois-class homeodomain protein IRX-4; translated protein: MSYPQFGYPYSSAPQFLMTTNSLSTCCESGGRTLADSGPAASAQAPVYCPVYESRLLATARHELNSAAALGVYGGPYGGSQGYGNYVTYGSEASAFYSLNGFDSKDAPGSAHAGLAPAAAAAYYPYEPALGQYPYDRYGTMDSGTRRKNATRETTSTLKAWLQEHRKNPYPTKGEKIMLAIITKMTLTQVSTWFANARRRLKKENKMTWPPRNKCADEKRPYAEGEEEEGGEEEAREEPLKSTKSEETVGKGEKDLELTDLEDFDPLEAEPPECELKPPFQPLDGGLERIPAPPDGPSAPGKEASGTLRMPLAAGGAAALDQDLERARSCLRSAAAAPEQQPGAGGGSQACEAKLGFAPAGATAGLEAKPRIWSLAHTATAAATALSQTEFPSCMLKRQGSAAPAAASLAPASSSPAAPAPTGALDRHQDSPVTSLRNWVDGVFHDPILRHSTLNQAWATAKGALLDPGPLGRSLGAGANVLTTPLARAFPPAAPHDAPTAGSAKELLAAPKAGGKPFCA